A window from Drosophila miranda strain MSH22 chromosome Y unlocalized genomic scaffold, D.miranda_PacBio2.1 Contig_Y2_pilon, whole genome shotgun sequence encodes these proteins:
- the LOC117194039 gene encoding peptidoglycan-recognition protein SC1a-like — translation MAQGVYVVSKAEWGGRAPKWTVALGNYLGYAIIHHTAVSYCETRAASGAVLRSVQNYHMDSLGWPDIGYNFLIGGDGSVYEGRGWNRMGAHAAEWNLYSIGISFLGNYNWDTLEPNMIAAAKELLNDAVNRGQISSGYVLYGLRQVSATECPGTHILNEIRGSSH, via the coding sequence ATGGCGCAAGGCGTCTACGTCGTCTCCAAGGCGGAGTGGGGCGGCCGTGCACCCAAATGGACTGTAGCCTTGGGCAACTATCTCGGCTACGCCATCATCCATCACACGGCCGTCTCCTACTGCGAGACACGCGCCGCGAGCGGAGCTGTCCTGCGCAGCGTCCAGAACTACCACATGGACTCCCTGGGCTGGCCCGACATCGGCTACAACTTCCTCATTGGCGGCGATGGCAGTGTGTACGAGGGCCGTGGCTGGAACCGCATGGGTGCCCATGCCGCCGAGTGGAACCTCTACAGCATTGGCATCAGCTTCCTGGGCAACTACAACTGGGACACCCTGGAGCCAAACATGATCGCCGCTGCCAAGGAACTGCTCAACGACGCCGTCAACCGTGGCCAGATCAGCTCCGGATACGTTCTCTACGGCCTTCGCCAGGTCAGCGCCACCGAGTGCCCCGGCACCCACATCTTGAACGAGATCCGCGGCTCGTCCCACTAA